A DNA window from Vigna angularis cultivar LongXiaoDou No.4 chromosome 1, ASM1680809v1, whole genome shotgun sequence contains the following coding sequences:
- the LOC108329665 gene encoding protein PGR produces the protein MDWFSQLCVAVSIAFVIAFRAHRKKSLSNSGAIAGFFVMALHIFAGYRFGAVLLAFFFSSSALTKFGEDKKRTLDSEFKEGGQRNWIQVLANSGIASVLVIAIWVLTEGQDKCLNSKDSPLITTLIGAVIGHYSCCNGDTWSSELGILSEDKPRLITTFKHVKKGTNGGVTKTGILAAAAAGSFIGLSFVLLSFSTTRCESSTVFKQLLVLPIATLAGLCGSLIDSLLGATLQFSGFCSVRRKVVGKPGPTVKKISGSNVLDNNAVNFVSILLTSFFTAIACWYIF, from the exons atGGATTGGTTTTCTCAACTCTGTGTGGCTGTCTCCATTGCGTTCGTAATCGCATTCAGAGCTCACAGGAAGAAATCCCTCAGCAATTCTGGCGCTATTGCAGGGTTCTTCGTCATGGCTCTTCACATTTTTGCGGGATACAG GTTTGGGGCTGTGCTGCTtgccttcttcttttcttcgtCCGCTCTCACAAAGTTTGGAGAGGATAAGAAACGAACACTCGATTCTGAATTCAAAGAAGGTGGACAAAGAAATTG GATACAAGTTCTGGCCAATAGTGGCATTGCCTCGGTTCTTGTTATAGCTATATGGGTGCTTACTGAAGGCCAGGATAAATGTTTGAACTCCAAAGACTCACCTTTGATCACGACTCTCATTGGTGCTGTTATTGGCCATTATTCCTGTTGCAATGGGGATACTTGGTCTTCGGAGCTTGGAATTCTCAGTGAAGATAAGCCCCGTCTAATCACAACCTTCAAG CATGTGAAGAAAGGTACAAATGGTGGTGTGACAAAAACAGGAATTCTCGCAGCTGCAGCAGCTGGAAGCTTCATTGGATTGTCGTTTGTTCTTCTGAGTTTCTCAACTACAAGATGTGAGTCTAGTACAGTTTTTAAGCAACTACTGGTCTTACCCATTGCCACCCTTGCAGGACTATGTGGAAGTCTCATTGACTCTCTCTTGGGTGCAACCTTGCAATTCAGTGGATTTTGTTCTGTTCGCCGCAAG GTTGTTGGAAAGCCAGGACCAACAGTGAAAAAGATTTCTGGTTCCAATGTTCTTGACAATAATGCAGTGAACTTTGTGTCAATACTGTTGACCTCATTTTTTACTGCAATCGCTTGTTGGTACATTTTCTGA